In Cystobacter fuscus DSM 2262, one DNA window encodes the following:
- the fliQ gene encoding flagellar biosynthesis protein FliQ: protein MNQLTSIVQQGLTLVIMVSLPPVLMALMVGLIIAVFQATTQIQEQTLSFAPKLITVFLLLALMGPWMGSQFARFTILIFEQFPVLIR, encoded by the coding sequence ATGAATCAGCTCACGAGCATCGTCCAGCAAGGCCTCACCCTGGTCATCATGGTGTCGCTGCCCCCGGTGTTGATGGCCCTGATGGTGGGTCTCATCATCGCCGTCTTCCAGGCCACCACGCAGATCCAGGAGCAGACGCTCTCGTTCGCGCCCAAGCTCATCACCGTGTTCCTGCTGCTGGCGCTGATGGGCCCGTGGATGGGCAGCCAGTTCGCGCGCTTCACCATCCTCATCTTCGAGCAGTTCCCCGTGCTCATCCGATGA
- a CDS encoding tetratricopeptide repeat protein has protein sequence MATAQRVNNNQDEAKLAAQLQRWAEGKATLRDVRGYTDEELYAIAKTAYVFFYQGRIAEARTLFQGLYAVNPADGYFAKALGVVEMAAGNAQGALAAYDVALKLDGRDAQAYVGRAEVRLSLGQRSQAVEDLRRVASLLPEQEPLAQKAAAILSGLLQR, from the coding sequence ATGGCCACCGCACAGCGCGTGAACAACAACCAGGACGAGGCGAAACTCGCCGCTCAGCTCCAGCGGTGGGCCGAGGGCAAGGCGACGCTGCGCGACGTGCGCGGCTACACCGACGAGGAACTCTACGCCATCGCCAAGACGGCCTACGTCTTCTTCTACCAGGGCCGCATCGCCGAGGCGCGCACCCTCTTCCAGGGGCTCTACGCCGTCAACCCGGCGGACGGCTACTTCGCCAAGGCGCTCGGGGTGGTGGAGATGGCCGCCGGCAACGCGCAGGGCGCCCTGGCCGCCTACGACGTCGCCCTCAAGCTGGATGGCCGTGACGCCCAGGCCTACGTGGGCCGCGCCGAGGTCCGGCTGTCGCTCGGGCAGCGCTCCCAGGCGGTGGAGGATCTGCGCCGCGTGGCCTCCCTGCTTCCCGAGCAGGAGCCCCTGGCCCAGAAGGCCGCCGCGATCCTCAGCGGACTGCTCCAGCGGTGA
- a CDS encoding flagellar biosynthetic protein FliR, whose amino-acid sequence MNVSEVIARLTEQANFSLAIFTMGLLMCRIMPVLVLSPLLGEEQVPPEIKMGVGITLSAVMFPLVRHRIGALPTSSLPYIALLLKEIFIGVSLALIVSKVFEAARVAGNLADSMAGTNSAQLQAPLVNDKVTLLANLKGQLSVVMFFTLNGHHLIIQAIAESLEIVPLDRFPRFSSGSWPFFELFIRSFADILTIAMALAAPTLLTAFVTDVALGAINRMASQVQVSFLAQSLKPLATVVVTSIALSLIMGRMQQEFVHMLALLRDALRLLG is encoded by the coding sequence ATGAACGTCTCCGAAGTCATCGCCCGGCTGACCGAGCAGGCCAACTTCTCGCTCGCCATCTTCACGATGGGCCTGCTCATGTGCCGGATCATGCCGGTGCTGGTGCTCTCGCCGTTGCTCGGCGAGGAACAGGTGCCTCCGGAGATCAAGATGGGCGTGGGCATCACGCTCTCCGCGGTGATGTTCCCCCTGGTGCGCCACCGCATCGGGGCGCTGCCCACCAGTTCGCTGCCCTACATCGCGCTCCTGCTCAAGGAGATCTTCATCGGGGTGTCGCTCGCGCTCATCGTCAGCAAGGTGTTCGAGGCGGCGCGCGTGGCGGGCAACCTCGCCGACTCCATGGCGGGCACCAACAGCGCGCAGCTCCAGGCGCCGCTGGTCAACGACAAGGTGACGCTGCTGGCCAACCTCAAGGGGCAGCTGTCGGTGGTGATGTTCTTCACCCTCAATGGCCACCACCTGATCATCCAGGCGATCGCCGAGAGCCTCGAGATCGTCCCGTTGGACCGCTTTCCGCGCTTCAGCTCGGGCTCGTGGCCCTTCTTCGAGCTGTTCATCCGCTCCTTCGCGGACATCCTCACCATCGCCATGGCGCTGGCCGCGCCCACCCTGCTGACGGCCTTCGTGACGGACGTGGCGCTGGGCGCCATCAACCGCATGGCGTCCCAGGTGCAGGTGTCCTTCCTCGCCCAGTCCCTCAAGCCCCTGGCCACGGTCGTCGTCACCTCCATCGCCTTGAGCCTCATCATGGGCCGCATGCAGCAGGAGTTCGTCCACATGCTGGCCCTGCTTCGCGACGCGCTGCGCCTGCTCGGTTGA
- a CDS encoding EscU/YscU/HrcU family type III secretion system export apparatus switch protein has translation MNDDVEMAIALQYDKDKDAAPRVVAKGLRLKAEKIREIARQNNIPLMKNVALANALYRVDVGQEVPEELYDAVAEILNFVYELQRAGQAGGKR, from the coding sequence ATGAACGACGATGTCGAGATGGCGATCGCGCTCCAGTACGACAAGGACAAGGACGCGGCGCCGCGCGTGGTGGCCAAGGGGCTGCGCCTCAAGGCGGAGAAGATCCGGGAGATCGCCCGCCAGAACAACATCCCCCTCATGAAGAACGTGGCGCTCGCCAACGCCCTCTACCGGGTGGACGTGGGCCAGGAAGTGCCCGAGGAGCTCTACGACGCGGTCGCGGAGATCCTCAACTTCGTCTACGAGTTGCAGCGCGCCGGGCAGGCAGGCGGCAAGCGCTGA
- the sctU gene encoding type III secretion system export apparatus subunit SctU: MSDEKTEEPSQKKLDDARKKGQVWKSKDLTGVAGLVVGLGVVKGIWSTFEQKITELFHFSFEHIAHPEDIQQATYQLASLTLQSILLVSLPVVCAVAIMGGLLDFLQVGALFTMDPLIPKPEKLNPIEGAKNLISKKTIVEIIKNVLKMTVAGYVTYGALKGAMPMVMESVRRDVHVTLFIMGELIFIVATRVVMVFFLFSIFDVWWQRKAYMKDQMMSKEDVKKEYKESEGDPHQKAHRKQVAHEMLEEAQMHAVQSADVIVTNPDHVAVALKYDKEKDTAPRVIVKGLDSRAERIKALARERDVPTLRNVPLAHALLRVDVGEEVPEQLYDAVAEVLNFVYGLKNDTPAARA; the protein is encoded by the coding sequence ATGTCCGACGAGAAAACAGAAGAACCCTCACAAAAGAAGCTCGATGACGCCCGGAAGAAGGGCCAGGTCTGGAAGAGCAAGGACCTGACGGGCGTGGCCGGACTGGTGGTGGGCCTGGGCGTCGTCAAGGGGATCTGGTCCACGTTCGAGCAGAAGATCACCGAGCTCTTCCACTTCAGCTTCGAGCACATCGCGCACCCGGAGGACATCCAACAGGCGACCTACCAGCTCGCCTCCCTGACGCTGCAATCCATCTTGCTGGTGTCCCTGCCGGTGGTGTGCGCGGTGGCCATCATGGGCGGCCTGCTGGACTTCCTCCAGGTGGGCGCGCTCTTCACGATGGATCCGCTCATCCCCAAGCCGGAGAAGCTCAACCCCATCGAGGGCGCCAAGAACCTCATCTCCAAGAAGACCATCGTCGAGATCATCAAGAACGTCCTGAAGATGACGGTGGCCGGCTACGTGACGTACGGGGCGCTCAAGGGCGCCATGCCCATGGTGATGGAGTCGGTGCGCCGCGACGTGCACGTGACGCTGTTCATCATGGGCGAGCTCATCTTCATCGTCGCCACGCGCGTCGTCATGGTGTTCTTCCTCTTCTCCATCTTCGACGTCTGGTGGCAGCGCAAGGCGTACATGAAGGACCAGATGATGTCGAAGGAGGACGTGAAGAAGGAATACAAGGAGAGCGAGGGCGATCCGCACCAGAAGGCCCACCGCAAGCAGGTGGCGCACGAGATGCTGGAGGAGGCGCAGATGCACGCGGTGCAGAGCGCGGACGTCATCGTCACCAACCCGGACCACGTCGCCGTGGCGCTCAAGTACGACAAGGAGAAGGACACGGCGCCGCGGGTGATCGTCAAGGGGCTGGACTCCAGGGCCGAGCGCATCAAGGCGCTCGCGCGCGAGCGGGACGTGCCCACGCTGCGCAACGTGCCCCTGGCGCATGCGCTGTTGCGCGTGGACGTGGGCGAGGAAGTCCCCGAGCAGCTCTATGATGCCGTCGCCGAGGTGCTCAACTTCGTCTACGGCCTGAAGAACGACACGCCCGCGGCGCGGGCCTGA